From the Psychrobacter sp. P2G3 genome, the window AAGCCAGACCATAAGCGGCGGCAAATGCCAGCAGGTACATTAAACCATACCAGTTCACTTCTACTGGACCCAAAGACAGCGCAACGGGATCATACTGAGGATGAATCATCATAAAGGTATCATAATTATTGATAATAAAATGTTGGTCATAATAGCAAAATTTGACCCTTGCGAACACGACCGTCTGTTCAAAACAAAAGAGTGTCAACGATCATAACGTGGTGCTGGAATAAATATTTCGAAGCATCTGTTTGGCTTGCGCGCAGCAAGCGAAAAAAAATTATCCCAGCAATGTGATATTCTCCCTAAATCTAATCAACCAACTGAGGCGTGAATGCCTTTTATCTTTTTGAATAACCAAAAAACTATGGAGAAAAGTAGATTCGATGCATGTCACGAATATGGTCATTTGGTTAGAGATATCTAAAGCATGATAATATCTGAAAGTTTCGTAGAACCGCTTGATCAAGACTTAGAGTCTAAAGCAGCTGAAACATGAATCCTACAATAAAATTTATGCGGATTAAATTATTATGATTAAGTTTACTATTACCCTCGTCTTCTAAGTGTGGTTA encodes:
- a CDS encoding ImmA/IrrE family metallo-endopeptidase, with translation MPFIFLNNQKTMEKSRFDACHEYGHLVRDI